In Salvelinus sp. IW2-2015 unplaced genomic scaffold, ASM291031v2 Un_scaffold1150, whole genome shotgun sequence, a single window of DNA contains:
- the LOC112069918 gene encoding odontogenic ameloblast-associated protein-like has protein sequence MKLQTVSVLVCLFGASLSLPLYQQQIGILASNSNEILRFNGLTLTGVGFGQTQMQASPFMPQYVIQQQPELGLPQMVNFNPQVGGPFGPQMMFPTQGNQXPPVLYTNAQQEQPGAPQDPNNHNIPNNPQQPQNPAQGVPQFPQYYPSFSFPQQPRMQGYPYYMSYGYPNYPQPNQNNQVNGQNQQNLEMTPQKPQLPLQAAQPQAPGKTWPKRVQTEAANPPPDHRGDTVDPGIDEGRPNFSFLLEP, from the exons ATGAAGCTGCAGACTGTATCTGTTTTGGTCTGCCTTTTTGGTGCTAGCCTTTCACTTCCT CTATACCAACAGCAAATTGGAATCCTCGCAAGTAACAGCAATGAG ATCCTGCGATTCAATGGACTGACCCTGACAGGTGTAGGCTTTGGGCAAACACAAATGCAG GCGTCTCCGTTCATGCCCCAGTACGTGATCCAGCAGCAGCCTGAACTGGGTCTCCCCCAGATGGTGAACTTTAACCCCCAGGTGGGAGGCCCTTTCGGCCCCCAGATGATGTTCCCTACACAGGGGAACCAGMTGCCCCCCGTGCTGTACACCAATGCCCAACAGGAGCAGCCTGGGGCCCCCCAGGACCCCAACAACCACAATATCCCAAATAACCCCCAGCAACCTCAAAACCCTGCACAG GGGGTTCCCCAGTTTCCTCAGTACTACCCATCCTTTTCATTTCCCCAGCAACCAAGAATGCAG GGCTACCCCTACTACATGTCTTATGGTTACCCCAACTACCCCCAGCCTAACCAGAACAACCAGGTGAACGGGCAGAACCAGCAGAACTTGGAGATGACYCCTCAGAAACCACAGCTCCCACTACAG GCTGCCCAACCTCAGGCACCAGGAAAG ACATGGCCTAAAAGAGTCCAGACAGAGGCTGCCAACCCTCCACCAGATCACCGTGGGGACACAGTTGACCCTGGCATAGATGAG GGTCGTCCCAACTTCTCATTCCTGTTAGAGCCATAG